ACACGTGCGAAGCAACCACAGCAGTTGGCTGGGCAGAACGGTTGACATTGCCTATACATACACCTGGCAGCTTCTGAGCTTTGCAATGTAGCGGTGCTGGTCTGCTCCAAGTCAGACGTAAATTTCCAACAATGATGGTGATGAGTCTTGTTTCCCGtcctggagagaagggaaccgTAGGACATATATCCAAGAGGCTTACCTACCTTGCACATCGAACGTGCACTATCTCCGTTGAAGTTCGGTCTATGcctggcgtctctctccgtttcttttctATAGGCGTGGGGTGCACACACGTCTCCTGGTGGACATAGTTGGGAAGTTCTCCTTTCATAAATGATGACGTATACACAAGAGAAGCTCTATGTCTGAGAAGCGCTGAAGCACTGGGAAGAACGTTGAGAGCACACTTGGTATGCAGTGACTACGCTCCTACCTTTTTGAGTATTGAGTTGATGTATGCGGCCCCGTAGTTACACAGATGAAGGCTCAGCGTCGTTTTTATGAGACTAGTAGAAAAGAGGCAGACTGTATTAGCTCGGATGACTCCAGCAGCGCGCATAGGCGAGGACGAAAGCTAAGCAACTGATTGCCTTCGGCAGCAGTGAGAGCTCACGGtgaccccccccccccgcggCTCCTCCGCGTAGAGCAGTAGCCATAGATGAAGTTGAAGATGTGAAAACAGACTTCCCTCTTGAAAGGCGCGTTATGCTCGCCTTTTCTCACCTTTTTTGATTTCTCCATCTTATGTGTTGGTTttgccttcgtttccttcctcgtcaaGCCGTGTTTTTGTTCATCTGTTTTACCTTCAGTCCGCGTTCTGCGAAAATTTCAGCTGCCGTCCCGACCCTGCTGTGTCGTAGATgcagttcttttctctccctctgatTCGCCTCCCTTTtgctcgttctccttccgtcatcttctgctttctcctccatTTTAAAGAggttttcctcgcttctgtccATGGGTTACCCCCGTCGGCGGGGGGCCCTCATCCGCCCACCACTTCCGTGTGGAGTCCAGAGGATCTAAGAGCCAAGGGGAAAGGCCGGAGGGGAAAAGCGATGGAGGGTGAAGAACTCCGGAAGACAAGGAGAATGCTCAGGTTGACGAGAGCAATGTAGGACGGACATGCtagggaggcgaagaaaagaagggtgggagaggcagaacgcTTGAGGAACCGGAGACACCCTCGTCCGCGTGTACTGCGTTTCTTGGACTGGAATACCCGCTGTCACGCTTGTCTGAGATCAACAAGGGAACAAAGTGTAGCGTTCTTTCCATCTGTCGAAAGCACGGCAACCACACTCCGAAGGAAGCTCGTTCTGCCCCGCCGTCTCCATGTCGCACTCATCGgtttcctgtctcgcttcttcactctcccCCCTCTGTTGCCTCACTCCTCGTTTCCGCTCCAGGCAAAGAATTGGCTGTGTGACAACTAAAACCAGTTGTGCAAGAGGAGGGTGCGCCTTCTGGGCTGCGTCCCGTagacaggcgaagaactTGACATTCATGAGGTATGCCAGGTCGGGTCTCCCAACGCTTCTCagcttccttgtcttttttttcatcGTTCTCTTCACGTCGTTAGCCACCGAAGGGGTGTCCATCAGCTGCGACGTTTTATCTTCTGCTCTGGGTGGCTGTCGGATGCACATCCTGCCAAGAAGTTCTACCGgttctccccttttctcgtctcagGGAGACTTACCTTGTTCGGTGCATtgcctcgtttcttcttcgctagCTCCTGCTGGTTTTCAGCCTCCCTCATTCATCACCCAGGCTGTATCGTTGTCTTTACCTAAGGGACAAGAGAACCTCTCCAGTGGATCTGTGGGGTGTCTTTCCACTTCTCGCGGCCCTTTCTCGACTCTTTCAGTGGCCTCCAGTTTGCCGGCGCCTTCTGGattgtctcccttctcttctcccctttgtTCGTCTCGCCGTGCTTTTTCTGGTCTCTCCGCTGCTCTCCTGTCGTCTGCGTGGCGACTGTGCCCCGCGCACAAGCCTGTTGGACCTGCTGCGAGTTCCGCGTGGACtgcgcctttttctcctttctcttcgtgtgTGTTTGCGCCCTTTCGTCTCGGGACTGAGGACGTCGACAGACAGCCGAAGCTTTGGGCTGTGCCGAAAAAGCGCGTTTCTCACTCTCGGACCcggacgcgaagaagcgtGTGGATGAAgcggaagccgaagaagcaaTACGCGGTGAGACTTCTTCGTCCGTGCAAAAAAAGTCGATTCGTTGCTCTTCCCAGCTGTGCCAGCATCTCTGCCTTTTTAGAAAACAAGGAACAAATCAACGGCAAATCTGGGACCGTGGACGTCTGGTGTCTctgggaagagagacgcctcaAAAACGTTTTTACAGGATAGAGAGAATGCAAGTAAGACAGTCCAAGTCACGCCAGAGAGTTGACAGGAGCTTCGTCAGCGAGAAGCGCGATAGGCGGACGAGGAACGCGGGTGGCTTTCTCCGAGACAGGAGCTTGACGCCGAAATGACTTTGCtcgttgtttctgtctccatctgtGTGCAGTATAGCTCCATTGACACGTTCGAGGCGCTGCAGCAAACTGAGGGAACGTTGACTGCTGGACGgacactgcatgcgaactGGCTCTCTCTGCCGGGTGGGGTGTATCTTCACCGGCTGAAGTATTCCGTTCGAGGTAGCGGCCATTCGCCGGGCATGGCAAGCCTCGGAACCGAGCACCTGGATTTCCAAAACGATCTTGAACAACGGAAGACACAGCAGAACCTCTAGAGACAGCTGTGGAGATACACTGCAGCGACCGCTGCAAAagcgaggcggaggaggaaagaaggcagagcaAGGAGACGAACGGGAGAAGAGCCCAACATGCGAGGCGACAACGAAAGATGACACGAGAGGCCTTCAACGCATTTCTTGCCTGACgtgtttcgtctgtttctcgaaAGCAGACACCGGAAAGCCGAGCTTTTTAGAGTCCAAGGCGCGCAGACAACAGAAACGGGAGGGACAGCAAGAAGGCACAGGGGACACCAGTGGTACTTTCACGTACTTTCCTCCCACACAGCCGCCTTGCTCGCGCGCCCTCCttccactgtctctctctcgcctcggtTGCGTACGTCGTTCCccttttctgttctccttcctccacGATGCggccttcgtcttcagaggagagaccttctgtgtctccgacCGCTTCGGCCGCGTCCAGTGCGCCGTTTGCTCTGTCGGCTGCGGATCgccggctgctgctgctgtcttcgGCGACGGTGATCTCGCAGCGGACGCCCAGTCACCTTTCGCGGCCAGAAATTGTCGagtttttctcgcgctttGGGAGCTTGCACGGGCCTGGCGACGGCCTCGCGTTCCCAAGTGACCGGCGCGACAAACGGCTGCTGATTCGTTTCCGACATCTCCAAGATGCCCTGCGGTGCCTGAAGGCTCAGGGCTTGCCCCTGGAGCGTCGcggcggggaagaagagcgcgaaagcgaggcgaagaaggctgagagaagaagcgacgagtTCAACGCTCTTTCTGCCGCCCCAGGAGACACTGCGTGGAGCCACCCCCTGCAGCTCAGCCGCGAAGACAAAATCAAGCTTTCTGCGCTCCGAGGCAACGCCCGCGCCATGCAGCTCCTCCACAGCGAAGGCActctgcagcgtctgcgcgggggcgagaagagcgagaaggagcaggaagCGCCGGGTCGAGCTGGCGACAGCCGACTGTCGGAAGATCAAAAACGAGGCAGGGGAGGCCTAGCCACGCGGCCAGGGGCACACTCCCAGTCGCTGTTTGCggaagacagcgaacgcgtttctggcggagacagagggcgagagaaacaccCTACACATGGGCGCATTGCGGACGACTCGAGCGTGGAAGAACCCCCGGCAGAGCGCGATGCGTTCTTCGACAGTCGGAGTTCTATCCCTTCTGGAGGGGGACACGGGACCGACAGGAGAAGcgtgcagagagacgagaaggcagagagacaaagagccGCTTCTGGCGACACGGggacgagcgagagagaagggagaaggaccGACAGTCCCCTCAGAGATCTGCTTTCCGGGGCCTTGGTTGCAGATCAGCTGAAACAAACAGAAGGCTGGAGATCCGGCTCTCTTGTGTCGGACCCGCGGCGAGCTGGGGCGCTCGGCGAGACAGGTGGCGCCTTCGGTTTCCACGAAAAAACGTTTGCGCGGGCGAGGGACGAGGCAGGGCGCTTGGGAGAGACGCTGAGGGCCGACcgcgacggcgaagacggcgcccaggaagacgaaaacacGAAAGCTGCGAGGCTCTCGGCTGAAAAGGCCTTCACACGGTGAGAGGCACTAAAGAAAAACCTTTAGGGGGAAAGAGGTCGCGACGGATAGCGTAGAgtgagagggaagacagatTCACGAACGAAAGGGATTCGTGCGTCCTCGTAGTTCCAGCCTGACTACTGCCCTGCATAGACACAGGGAAAGTCCTTTCGTCGTAGCGGCATCTCTTAAACTCTTGCTTGAAGGTCGTCGTTTAACGGATCCGGATACTGCACGACCCACTCTGTTGTACATCGTCTATGGTAGATTAGCTACTTCCTTAGAGGTACTGTCAAGTCTTTGTTTACTCGGTTTGAATTATCTTGCGTTCTctggttttttttctccaagCGTCCGCAGTGCATGGGTCAACCTGACTTGATACTCTTGTGTCTAAAttgttttctccagttcttgGAATTGGATCCCGAGGATTCGTTGTGTCGCAGTTACATGCGTGCGGCTTTCCTCCTTCGAATACATTTTTGACAAACCTACAGTGCAGTGCCTCGGTGCCCAGGCAAGGCGCTGAAACAGACACCTCTTTGTAAGTTCCCATTTTAAGGTGTGCCGTTTTTAAAGTTTTTTGCGTCTCGAGATCTCTCGTGTgcgcttcgttttctttgcagGCGAAGAGCAGAGGCAACACACAGCTTGATGATTTCCTCCCTTGCTGGCTTCATGTTCAATCCGGAGAACCCGTATGACAACTACCTCATTCCAGCTCTTCCCCGGCCTGCTCCTGCCGTCCCGACGCATACGTCCTCGGCCTCTCCTCCCATGTGACTCGCCTCTGCCTAGATAGCTGGCTCTCCAACTACCATTTAAAGATGTAGAAatgtatacaaatatatatgcatatatacaagATGAACTCCTTTGATCAGATTCGTAGATTCCGTGTCATCTGGTGTCCAGCTTCTATCTCGCGGTCTGTACCCGCGCGTCGCAAGAGCTTTTTAAGTGGTGTCTGTCCCTGAGTGTGTACATTTTTCTGCACCGGGTTGTTCTCGCGGTTTTGTGTCAGTTGAGGCTGCAagtttcctcgttctctggaAGACTCCCCGAGAGAGCCGGTCTACAGGTCCTACCTACTTCTCCAGTTTTAAGAAAAATGGCAAAGCTCACGCGCAAGACACACGCTGTGTCGCCTTTCAAACCATTTATACTGTAGACCAGAAGTAGCGTTTACACGGATACACCAActcacacacatgcatgtctGCGTGCAGAGACATATGCGTTCCTATGTGTTGGgaattacatatatatatatatatatacatatatatatatatataggcgtTGCTCGCTGGAACATGACGTATTGGTTGCAGTCCGTTAGTCTGCAGAAGTCAGCGTTAATGTAGGAAGTTTATCGAGAGACGAGATCCAAACAGAAACTAAGCCAGGCTTTAGTCGTGTTCCACTTCTCTTTATACTTGCAAAggtgtatttgtatatgtgtataagTAGGCAAAGCCACGAATATTCTGGCATATGCGAAACAAACTATTTTAGCTCAAATCGAAAAATCCCGCGGTGCATTCGCGTATCtcgcctgttctctcttgtgACCTCCCTCTTGGTCTTTTCGTTGCACTCAGTCTCTTGATCGTCCTCTTGAtgtcttcgttctctgtcgtGTTCCACTCTCGTGAGTTCTTTCTtattctctctcttggtttCTGTCTGTTCACCTGCGTTGATATCCCTTTTGATCTCGCTCTGTATAAACCTGtgttgttcttcctcgtgttctctgcgtctgtgccttctctttttcctctcttttctgtatCTGCCACTCCGTGTCTTGCGGAGCAGCATTCTGTGCCAGTCTCTCGCAGCGactcttcttgtctgtctccttcagtcGATGTCTCCACTTCGTCTGAaccctttctttttctcgtgcTGCCTCTTCGGCGTCATTTgccgctttcctctcttttttaaCATCTCGATCGCGTCGACAGTGCCGTTTCATTGGCGCCTGTGGACATTTCCCTCAaattctcgtctctcttctcctgtcgctGGTGGTTTCCCTCCTCTAccccgtttttctgtttttttctctctctctgcacagctctttgtcttctctttctcttgtctcttcttcgctacGCTTGACCTCCCGGTTCTCTTCCAGGTACACGCAGCCAGGTAGAGACGTtgcgctgtcttctctgttttcatTGTCGGGGCAGAGGTGAAGACAGTAAGAGGGGAACCTAAACGGAGACCGTCCAGGTTTGCGTTCtccgttctttccttcccttaTTTTCTGCAAACTCTCTCAAAAGCCGAGTGCGTCAgcaagaacgaagaaagacactAAGGGTCACCCCGTAATCGACTatgagacaggaagaagatgcCCATAGACACGCCCAAAGTGCAGATGAGGAACCGGCAAAAATTGTTTCCCTTCTGTTCCCCACCTtgcgctttccttcttcgtctcttacTTTCTCTCTGAAACTCACTGCACGAAcccgagaggaaagagacgggagaaacTCTCGAGGCGTGCAGtggcaggaagaagaggtccGCGGGGAAACCCAACGAAAGTAAATAGAAGCTCTGAGAAACGCCGACAGAAAGCCGAAGCGCTCTGCAAGAAGTAGAGAGAAAGTGAATGAGACTGCCTCGCGCCCAGCCACACGGAGAGCAGGGAAATGGTCGGGTCGAAAAACAGACCTAGCAGATGGAGGGAGCTTTtcgagatgcagagagacggctTTTCGAGGCGGCTGTGTAGAGCGAAGTCTCCCCTGTTCTGTCACCTTTTCCGCGACTGTTTCGTCTTAACTCGCGAGACGATGTCTCCTTGGGAAGTCCAGAGAGGCCAGGAGATTGAAACTGTGAATTTCTTCcccctgttcttcttcgtgtctcccgTCGCCTGTTGCCAGCCTACGCGTGCATGCCGACGCTGGCCCCCCATCGAGACACCTCGTGGGACGGCCTGAGTTTCTTTTCTGGCTTTTACTTCTCGATAGTCTTAGATCTTAGGTTTCcctgcttccttcgcttgCTCTCGATCTGATGCCCTGATCTCCACGCcacttctctccttcctttccgctgattctctcgctcctctgtcGTCCATCCCGCGTCTGCCGGTCTGCTCGCCTGCTTGCCTTTCCCGCGACttttcgctgcttcgtcgGCTCTTGAAAGAAAGTGTACCTTGCTGCGGCTCCCCTCAACGCTCCTCAGTCCAGCGTGCTCGAGCGTTCGTATCTCCTTGATTTCTTCTGCCCTTctcctgcgtttttctcctcttctgtctcgtggCTTCGCCGGTTCCCTGTGGTGCAACAGTGACGCCTTGATGGACGGTGGGCGCGAGGTAGAAAAAGAGCCTTCTAGTGTCCAAGActctcccgcttcctcgTTGGCACCATAACCCTTTCTCTTaacctttcttttctttttctcccttttgaGGACTCACCTTTTGTCCTTCCTTGCCGTCCTCAGTCCcgactcttctcttcgtcaaACCTTCCTTCCTACTCTTTACCCTCGTCGTCCCCGTCGTCGTGACCTCTCGTTGTCagttcctcctttcctttttcttaCTTCCGTATCTCGTGCTTCCatgtctcttgtcttcttcctcggccaAGATGGAGGGGGCGCCGCGGCAGTCCTTGGGAACTCTTCTGCAGGATCGCGGGGGGCGACGCTCTCGTCGGAGTAGCGATAACGAAACAGTTTTGGattcctcgttttccctcttcCCACCCTCTCCTGTCACTGGACCCGCAGACAGCGCACAGGGTCGAAtgtgtccttctctccctgcttctccacagctctcttcttctcagtctcgcctctctgctctccttttttctcttccttcttctctcccttctgcaCCTCGGCCAGCGTCTCTTGAGTCGCTCGCAGACCGCAGCTCGGTACCCTTGCAAAAGAAGCAAGGGgtcgaggagggagaaagaggagcaggCAGTTTAGCATCTGCTTGCGAAGGACAAGACGAACAAAGGCGGGGGTCTCTGGAGGCCGCGAGGTCGCACATGTCGGTCTCTTCCATTCCAGAGCAAGGCGCAGATTCGCCGAACGTGGATTTTCACGAAGAGGACGCCAAAGTGTCGAGAGCTTCGGCGGcctctcgagagagacgaacgacgGTGAAGGACTCCCCGAAAGACGACGACACCGCGTTGTCTTTCCCAGATCCGCCCAGCTCTCCCGGTGCTCGATTCACCGTTTCGCgggcgtcttcgccttcgttaGCATCTCGTCGGAGTCGGTCCCCTGACACGCAGTTGCCCTTCGCACGACGCActctttcttgctcttctACCAGCGCATCCCGTTCTCGCGCCTCCGTGGGCGAcgcgcgcctcttctcttcttcggcttgttcgcgctcttctccccctctctctcctcccggCGAGACCAGCGGGACGCCTCTCTTGCGCCCAACCGCAGACCCGCCgtcgtctgcttttccttcttcgactcccttctcttcttcttaTCCGCTGGGGCCGGCGGTGGGTCTGCGACGTACGCGAGCGATCTCTGTCCACCCTTCGTTTCCTGGGGCGTCTCCGCCGGTCTCTGCACTGGAGCGGCCGCGAGgcgcctcttcgctgctgcctttctcgcctcccaATACAGCGTCAGACGTTttgtctccgcctccagaCCTCGTGCTGTCTCCGGCGTGTGGGCCTTCGCCGCGTCTGAAGGGCGCGGAGCGCCCACCCGCGTTttccctgctgtctccgcccaTGGCCGCGGAGCGCAGGTCCGGACGCCGAGGCTCTGtccccttctcgccgccgagtgcatgcacggacgtgctgtctccgcctccggaccttctgtctccgtacAGTCCGCTCCCGCCTCTGttgaaagagagcgagaagccgcCTGGAGGCCGCCTAGGAGGCCAAGGCGACAGGTCTGGGAGCTCGAGAGGCGTCTCCGATGCGCCGCAGCTCTTCACGTCAGGTCCGACGCGACAGGAGAAGCCAGCGgcgtcgtccttcttcttcccgccgcctccttcgccaTTCGGCGGAAACGCCTCTGTCCTGCGGCTGGGCGCCTGGCTAGCTGAGCGCCCAGGCCTCGACGACGACCGCTTCACTCCCCTTCTCGAGAGTTTTCTGCTGCACTTTGACTTCCTCGCAGCGGGAAAAGTTTCCAGGCGAATCCAGCAGGACCAGCAGATCCAGAGAGATCTCCGACtgggcgaagacgaagaaggcgaagtcTCGTTCTTCCGTCCAGTCGGGAGACACACcgacgagaaaagcgaacaaACGCGTACGggcaagcgagaagaggaccGGGAAAGGAAGGGGCAGACCGACCAACTCGAGGAATTCGAAACCACCCTTCTGGACATTCTCAGCCTACGAGGCGGAAACGGAGTCGACACTTCCGTCGACATCCTCGTCGGACAACTCCGAGAAAAGTAAACAGCACAAACACACGGCACACCAAACACCCATATACAGCTCTGGAAGCGGTCAGACacaaaatatatatatacatatatatatagatatatagatagatatagatatagatatatccGTGAATGCTTATGATGATCGTGAACATACATGTGTCTCGAACCTCgagtttgtgtctctccaggcGCATCTGCGTGGATatctctatatctatatctatatatatatatatatatattatatgtgcgtgcatgcgtgggGGAATGTATCTGTGTACATCTAGGTATGCATGTGGAGTAGCGCTGCGCAGACGTGAAGGTGTCTACTTTCTTGTCTGCTGATGTAGTCGAGTGCATTTGGTGGTAGCTTTTCGGATGATTGTTTCTGCCAGACCTCACCGTCACAAAGCCgccggagaggagggaggcggCGAGCCTGCAGGAGGCACGACAGGGGGAATACGAATCGGCGAAaagtttttcttcgccgACAAAGTTGCCCTCAAGTCTCGTCTCCGCCAAATCTTGCAAGCATGTGGTACGaggacagaagtcgaagacagagtgaaacagagggaagaaagaaaagagagggaaaatAGATTGGAGAAGAGGGGTGAACTGTGGATACGTTTCTGGAGTGAATAATATTGTCGACGTTGATTTGTTCGTCTACTCCGATTTGTCAGTCTGTTCTTTTGGGAAGCCGCTGCTTCCTCACTTGTGGTGGTTCCTCTCTCCCATGGTGTCGTTTCCtgtccctttcttctgcacatttgcggctctctccttccacaAGCGTGTCattcgtttcgcttcttcttttccgcttCCTAAATAGGTCGCTCTGCTGCGTTGGCCTTCGTCGGTTTTCTCGGTCTTTGCGGCCTGGCGAACTGtcccctctcctcccgcTGGGCTCCTAAGCCAATCTGCGTCCACAGCGTCTGTTGGTGccccgcgtctctcttttggtgtctctgtttttggaAGGCGAGCGTTGCCGGTGCCTCGAACTCTGTGTCTCGCCACGTCGatgtcgctgcatgcactgcgtGGAATTCCCCCttgttctgcatgcacacctcgaaaggagacactttgGCTCACTGTGTGATTGgtgcagacgacgaagaagaactgcgTGGAGACGACTTCGAGCTGGTGAAGGGCGTCCTCGAATTCCACCCAAAGGCGAAGCGAAAAATGCAAAGTACGCCCCTGGAGttggagagagatgagagaagaGTGCGGCACCGGACAGAGGCATTGGAACTGTCTCAAGGGAAGatcgggggggggggcgcgGCTACTGGCCTGCTGGCTTAGATCCtgcgtgtctgtctttcctggATTTAAAGTGCGATTGTGCTTTTCCTCGCCGGCTGttctcgcgagagaagctctcggcagaagaggagagcgtTCGCGTAGTGCCTCGCTTCCGTTTCGCCTCCCTGGGGTTCGAGTGGCTTTCCTTCCCCGCTCTCCCTGCTACATGCCATACGCCtgtttcttgtgtctcttcgttctcggatcatgtctttttctcgctgtcctGTTTCCTTCAGACCTCTCTgggctcttcgtctccacccACCCGAATCCGAAGTTTCGCGCCACACGGTGCTTCTTCATTCGGCGGACAATCCACGCTTcgccctcctcgtcttcctcctcgtcttcctcctcgtcttccgcgtctccccCCCCAGGGACTGTCACCCCAGAGGGCGTAGCGACCGCAGACGAGAACGCGGGAGAGCGAGCAGCCGCGGCGCTGGCTGGATCCGATCAGAAgccaggcgagaagagggaagaacaagaggaacgggaagaagggcagaccAAGGCAGAGGAACAGACAGACGTCCAAGAGGAATGCGAGGATTTCAGCTACGTGCGATGCGTGGATAATATGCTGGAAGATGATTCGCAGGCTGATCGCCTTATCTGCCATATTCTGAAGCAGGTGAGAGCAGACTGAAGGACTGAAGGCAAGTCTCCTCATCCATAAACAGGAGAACAGACCCTCCACATGCATtcatgtatgtgtatgtgtgtttgtgtgcatCCCCGTGGACGGGTGTGGTTCCAGCATATGTGCTGAGGGGTAAATACTCGTCTCGGCAACAAATACCGCATAAGAATTCATGTAGACATAACCACACAAAGGCATGTAGACACAACGAGACACAGTGCGCAGAGACGCAGGTGCTCAAATACCAATGTCTGcacgtatgtatatttatatttatatatatatatatatacatggatgtgtgtatgcatgtgtgtggtTGCCGTGTCGCTGGTGGCTCTGTTTTGGGGGAGGATTTCCGCGTTTTGGGGTTGAATTCTTTCTACGATTTGCCGACATTGGAATCCTCTCTGCTCCGTCTTGCTGTCGGCACAATGGCCTATTAATGAATATGTCCTTCTACATGTATGGgagtgtgcatgcaaggTGGAAAGAAACTGTGTGGATATCTCGATGTTTCTCAGTGTCTCTGTGGATGTTGTTCGATGTCTTCAGCTCGCGGAGGCGTTTCCAGGATGCGTCGCCCATTTGCACGAAGCGCTGCGTCGCAACTTTCCGCCGTTGCGTTTCTCAGTCGACGCCCTTGTCGCCTACACAAAGAATCTTCTATGGATTTCCCAGCATGTTCCACAGGTCAgccgcgctctctcttcgctttgtTCTTGCACAATCTTGGCTGTTCCTGAACACTTTGCCAGGAACGAAAGGAGAACCCTCGGGAGAGACGGAGCGTCTTGTGTGCTTTAAAAAATGACAGAAACGGCCATTTTTCGGTGTACCCGGATATCTCCGCTGTTGTTCTCTTAGTGGATGgcatgtctctctgtttttggTTGGGGTGTCGTGTGTGAGTCCTCTCTTCATTTACCACTCTTATCGAGACAC
This window of the Toxoplasma gondii ME49 chromosome VI, whole genome shotgun sequence genome carries:
- a CDS encoding hypothetical protein (encoded by transcript TGME49_238870), whose product is MRPSSSEERPSVSPTASAASSAPFALSAADRRLLLLSSATVISQRTPSHLSRPEIVEFFSRFGSLHGPGDGLAFPSDRRDKRLLIRFRHLQDALRCLKAQGLPLERRGGEEERESEAKKAERRSDEFNALSAAPGDTAWSHPLQLSREDKIKLSALRGNARAMQLLHSEGTLQRLRGGEKSEKEQEAPGRAGDSRLSEDQKRGRGGLATRPGAHSQSLFAEDSERVSGGDRGREKHPTHGRIADDSSVEEPPAERDAFFDSRSSIPSGGGHGTDRRSVQRDEKAERQRAASGDTGTSEREGRRTDSPLRDLLSGALVADQLKQTEGWRSGSLVSDPRRAGALGETGGAFGFHEKTFARARDEAGRLGETLRADRDGEDGAQEDENTKAARLSAEKAFTRRRAEATHSLMISSLAGFMFNPENPYDNYLIPALPRPAPAVPTHTSSASPPM